One window from the genome of Macrobrachium rosenbergii isolate ZJJX-2024 chromosome 2, ASM4041242v1, whole genome shotgun sequence encodes:
- the LOC136849691 gene encoding stabilin-2-like, with the protein MQVEMADILKGGFLCERRDCAATARKTGNVKTPCACLHGYQGDGFDCHDIDECLNGSANCHKDARCINTPGGYTCECNEGYLGNGFNCTEGCPLPLPSVKIEGLGTVKLLNFNLDFENAVRACHHIGARLLEGITSLQQLEELRRHFNGKMLFRSAGIGLRRKQWLSGGKPFTTVKSWGFGGCGDMDLSTYPPQIWDIPCGERRPVLCQKL; encoded by the exons ATGCAGGTGGAGATGGCAGACATTTTGAAAG GAGGATTCCTCTGTGAGCGCAGAGACTGCGCAGCAACTGCGCGAAAAACTGGTAACGTAAAAACGCCCTGCGCCTGTCTTCATGGATATCAGGGTGATGGGTTTGATTGCCATG ACATAGATGAGTGCTTGAATGGCAGTGCCAACTGTCACAAAGATGCCAGATGTATAAATACACCAGGAGGTTACACCTGCGAATGCAATGAGGGGTATCTTGGAAATGGCTTCAATTGCACAG AGGGATGCCCTTTGCCCCTTCCGTCAGTGAAGATAGAAGGATTAGGTACCGTCAAGTTACTGAACTTCAATTTGGATTTCGAGAACGCTGTTCGTGCCTGTCACCACATTGGGGCTCGTCTCTTGGAAGGCATTACGTCATTGCAACAACTCGAGGAACTGAGGCGCCATTTCAACGGCAAAATGCTGTTCa GATCTGCTGGAATAGGACTCCGAAGGAAACAGTGGCTCAGTGGAGGTAAACCATTCACAACGGTCAAATCTTGGGGGTTTGGGGGGTGCGGTGACATGGACCTGAGCACCTACCCTCCCCAAATTTGGGACATCCCATGTGGCGAGCGGCGGCCTGTTCTCTGCCAGAAGCTTTAA